One genomic segment of Mus pahari chromosome 4, PAHARI_EIJ_v1.1, whole genome shotgun sequence includes these proteins:
- the Anp32e gene encoding acidic leucine-rich nuclear phosphoprotein 32 family member E: protein MEMKKKINMELKNRAPEEVTELVLDXCLCVNGEIEGLNDTFKELEFLSMANVELSSLARLPSLNKLRKLELSDNIISGGLEVLAEKCPNLTYLNLSGNKIKDLSTVEALQNLKNLKSLDLFNCEITNLEDYRESIFELLQQEDEDEDEAGSEVGEGEEEVGLSYLMKDEIQDEEDDDDYVDEGEEEEEEEEEGLRGEKRKRDAEDDGEEDDD from the exons atggagatgaagaagaagattAACATGGAGTTGAAGAACAGAGCCCCGGAGGAG GTGACAGAGTTAGTCCTCGATAANTGCTTGTGTGTCAATGGGGAAATCGAAGGCCTGAATGACACCTTTAAGGAACTGGAGTTTCTTAGCATGGCCAATGTGGAGTTGAGTTCCTTGGCCCGGCTTCCCAGCCTGAATAAACTCCGGAAG TTGGAACTTAGTGACAATATAATTTCTGGAGGCTTGGAAGTCCTGGCAGAGAAATGTCCAAATCTTACCTACCTCAATCTGAGtggaaacaaaattaaagatCTCAGCACAGTAGAAGCTCTG caaaatcttaaaaatttgaaaagtctTGACTTGTTTAACTGTGAGATCACAAACCTGGAAGATTACAGAGAAAGTATTTTTGAACTGCTGCAAC aggaagatgaggatgaggatgaagcTGGCTcagaagtgggagagggagaagaggaggtgggCCTCTCATACTTAATGAAAGACGAAATTCAG GATGAAGAGGACGATGATGACTACGTTgatgaaggggaggaagaggaagaagagg AGGAAGAGGGTCTtcggggagagaagagaaagcgaGATGCTGAGGATGATGGGGAGGAAGACGACGATTAG